A genome region from Arachis duranensis cultivar V14167 chromosome 8, aradu.V14167.gnm2.J7QH, whole genome shotgun sequence includes the following:
- the LOC107462871 gene encoding gamma-soluble NSF attachment protein isoform X1, with protein sequence MPEEAIQLYTDAITILEEDGGGQMAFDLYRSATAVYIKLEKYLDAAPLQLKFGLAASKCNATNSQCKAYLSAIIIYLYTNDYKQAEMCYNDCSQIDAFCKSDQNRCASNLLAAYSDGDIEEIKRIAQSSSISNLDHSQRAGDSEFRKEKKCCFDFEQTRKRDMARSPISGGEIRRDTGRSRVAMTAHSEEQRTINGSRQGLENERPQMEKNKERVTVVEGGKNPSRGKCLLFKTLIKNEKEESVKNINREVNVKL encoded by the exons ATGCCTGAAGAAGCTATTCAGCTATATACTGATGCCATTACAATTCTTGAGGAAGATGGAGGAGGACAAATGGCCTTTGATCTGTATCGTTCTGCTACTGCTGTTTATATAAAACTTGAGAA GTATTTGGACGCTGCGCCTCTCCAATTGAAGTTCGGCTTAGCAGCTTCCAAGTGTAATGCTACCAATAGCCAGTGCAAG GCATATCTCAGTGCAATTATTATTTACCTTTATACTAATGACTACAAGCAAGCAGAGATGTGTTATAATGACTGCTCTCA GATTGATGCTTTTTGCAAAAGTGACCAGAATCGCTGTGCTAGCAATCTCCTTGCTGCATACTCAGATGGAGACATTGAAGAAATCAAACGTATCGCCCAATCAAGCAGCATTTCAAATCTTGACCACTCG CAGAGAGCTGGAGATAGCGAGTtcagaaaggagaagaaatgtTGCTTTGACTTCGAGCAGACACGGAAGAGAGACATGGCGAGATCGCCCATCAGCGGCGGCGAGATACGGCGAGACACGGGGAGAAGTAGAGTCGCAATGACGGCGCACAGTGAGGAGCAGAGAACCATCAACGGCTCACGGCAAGGATTAGAGAACGAGCGACCGCAAATGGAGAAGAACAAAGAACGAGTGACGGTGGTAGAAGGAGGTAAGAACCCTAGCAGAGGCAAATGTCTCCTCTTTAAAACTCTGattaaaaatgaaaaggaagaaagtgtaaaaaacataaatagagAGGTAAATGTCAAATTATGA
- the LOC107462871 gene encoding gamma-soluble NSF attachment protein isoform X2 — MPEEAIQLYTDAITILEEDGGGQMAFDLYRSATAVYIKLEKYLDAAPLQLKFGLAASKCNATNSQCKAYLSAIIIYLYTNDYKQAEMCYNDCSQIDAFCKSDQNRCASNLLAAYSDGDIEEIKRIAQSSSISNLDHSRAGDSEFRKEKKCCFDFEQTRKRDMARSPISGGEIRRDTGRSRVAMTAHSEEQRTINGSRQGLENERPQMEKNKERVTVVEGGKNPSRGKCLLFKTLIKNEKEESVKNINREVNVKL, encoded by the exons ATGCCTGAAGAAGCTATTCAGCTATATACTGATGCCATTACAATTCTTGAGGAAGATGGAGGAGGACAAATGGCCTTTGATCTGTATCGTTCTGCTACTGCTGTTTATATAAAACTTGAGAA GTATTTGGACGCTGCGCCTCTCCAATTGAAGTTCGGCTTAGCAGCTTCCAAGTGTAATGCTACCAATAGCCAGTGCAAG GCATATCTCAGTGCAATTATTATTTACCTTTATACTAATGACTACAAGCAAGCAGAGATGTGTTATAATGACTGCTCTCA GATTGATGCTTTTTGCAAAAGTGACCAGAATCGCTGTGCTAGCAATCTCCTTGCTGCATACTCAGATGGAGACATTGAAGAAATCAAACGTATCGCCCAATCAAGCAGCATTTCAAATCTTGACCACTCG AGAGCTGGAGATAGCGAGTtcagaaaggagaagaaatgtTGCTTTGACTTCGAGCAGACACGGAAGAGAGACATGGCGAGATCGCCCATCAGCGGCGGCGAGATACGGCGAGACACGGGGAGAAGTAGAGTCGCAATGACGGCGCACAGTGAGGAGCAGAGAACCATCAACGGCTCACGGCAAGGATTAGAGAACGAGCGACCGCAAATGGAGAAGAACAAAGAACGAGTGACGGTGGTAGAAGGAGGTAAGAACCCTAGCAGAGGCAAATGTCTCCTCTTTAAAACTCTGattaaaaatgaaaaggaagaaagtgtaaaaaacataaatagagAGGTAAATGTCAAATTATGA
- the LOC107462871 gene encoding gamma-soluble NSF attachment protein isoform X4, translating to MPEEAIQLYTDAITILEEDGGGQMAFDLYRSATAVYIKLEKYLDAAPLQLKFGLAASKCNATNSQCKAYLSAIIIYLYTNDYKQAEMCYNDCSQIDAFCKSDQNRCASNLLAAYSDGDIEEIKRIAQSSSISNLDHSRAGDSEFRKEKKCCFDFEQTRKRDMARSPPLMGYNSNEVL from the exons ATGCCTGAAGAAGCTATTCAGCTATATACTGATGCCATTACAATTCTTGAGGAAGATGGAGGAGGACAAATGGCCTTTGATCTGTATCGTTCTGCTACTGCTGTTTATATAAAACTTGAGAA GTATTTGGACGCTGCGCCTCTCCAATTGAAGTTCGGCTTAGCAGCTTCCAAGTGTAATGCTACCAATAGCCAGTGCAAG GCATATCTCAGTGCAATTATTATTTACCTTTATACTAATGACTACAAGCAAGCAGAGATGTGTTATAATGACTGCTCTCA GATTGATGCTTTTTGCAAAAGTGACCAGAATCGCTGTGCTAGCAATCTCCTTGCTGCATACTCAGATGGAGACATTGAAGAAATCAAACGTATCGCCCAATCAAGCAGCATTTCAAATCTTGACCACTCG AGAGCTGGAGATAGCGAGTtcagaaaggagaagaaatgtTGCTTTGACTTCGAGCAGACACGGAAGAGAGACATGGCGAGATCGCC GCCACTGATGGGGTATAATAGCAATGAAGTGCTGTAA
- the LOC107462871 gene encoding gamma-soluble NSF attachment protein isoform X3, which translates to MPEEAIQLYTDAITILEEDGGGQMAFDLYRSATAVYIKLEKYLDAAPLQLKFGLAASKCNATNSQCKAYLSAIIIYLYTNDYKQAEMCYNDCSQIDAFCKSDQNRCASNLLAAYSDGDIEEIKRIAQSSSISNLDHSQRAGDSEFRKEKKCCFDFEQTRKRDMARSPPLMGYNSNEVL; encoded by the exons ATGCCTGAAGAAGCTATTCAGCTATATACTGATGCCATTACAATTCTTGAGGAAGATGGAGGAGGACAAATGGCCTTTGATCTGTATCGTTCTGCTACTGCTGTTTATATAAAACTTGAGAA GTATTTGGACGCTGCGCCTCTCCAATTGAAGTTCGGCTTAGCAGCTTCCAAGTGTAATGCTACCAATAGCCAGTGCAAG GCATATCTCAGTGCAATTATTATTTACCTTTATACTAATGACTACAAGCAAGCAGAGATGTGTTATAATGACTGCTCTCA GATTGATGCTTTTTGCAAAAGTGACCAGAATCGCTGTGCTAGCAATCTCCTTGCTGCATACTCAGATGGAGACATTGAAGAAATCAAACGTATCGCCCAATCAAGCAGCATTTCAAATCTTGACCACTCG CAGAGAGCTGGAGATAGCGAGTtcagaaaggagaagaaatgtTGCTTTGACTTCGAGCAGACACGGAAGAGAGACATGGCGAGATCGCC GCCACTGATGGGGTATAATAGCAATGAAGTGCTGTAA